One Setaria italica strain Yugu1 chromosome II, Setaria_italica_v2.0, whole genome shotgun sequence DNA segment encodes these proteins:
- the LOC101753869 gene encoding uncharacterized protein LOC101753869: MLDLIYKFARDLVLAEDPQAEEVLRFSTHPERFCAVCKLVIPSLEASWKPDDCDHVICISCLWQYAPETEATGLPSCAVASCESLHKSETHQGVGVNRSTLISTKEMDSGKGKEPLDVMIQEVGQCSRGANVMASSEFYCTICMETVHVREVFPIPGCTHLFCVSCLRQYIMAKVEDNVLSIGCPEPGCKDGTLDPEACQDVIPPQLFQRWGAALCDLALGAFKFHCPFKDCLALLVDERGPREAAIRKAECPHCSRMFCVQCKVAWHHEVTCEDFQRLGTDEPRLDDLLLRKVTQESMAQPDPVGSCESLHKSETHQGINVGPTTLISIKDMDSYKGKKQFDAMLQELAQCSRGANVMADCEFYCTICMETVHIRDLFPISGCTHLFCVNCMNQYITAKVEHTALPIGCPEPGCKDGLLDPEACRDMIPLELFQRWGTALCDSALGAFKLYCPFKDCSALLVDECGSRKAAIRKAECPHCSRMFCAQCKVAWHYRVTCEDFQQLRNDEQVRDDLLLRKVVQESKWQRCLRRVVTTCQSLCKSKVHRGIDLGHSTLISTEDMDSCKGKDPLYDMLQDLGQCSPGSNAMASYEFYCTICMEAVHVGELFPISGCTHLFCVSCVSQYITAKVEDNVLSISCPDPGCKYGALDPEACRDVIPPQLFQRWGAALCDSALGSFKFYCPFNDCSALLVHERGHGEGEAAITNAECPHCRRMFCAQCKVAWHDGITCAEFQRLGKDERSKNDLLLRKVARESRWQRCPKCKMYVERAEGCVYIVCRCQHRFCYLCASPMSNGIHRCSRCKRTW, translated from the exons ATGCTGGACCTGATTTACAAGTTCGCTCGTGATTTGGTGCTGGCCGAGGATCCGCAGGCTGAAGAGGTTCTCCGGTTCTCAACTCACCCAGAAAGGTTCTGCGCCGTTTGCAAATTGGTGATCCCATCGCTTGAAGCATCATGGAAACCTGACGACTGTGATCATGTCATCTGCATTTCCTGCCTATGGCAATATGCACCAGAGACAGAGGCCACTGGGCTGCCCAGTTGTGCTGTGGCTTCCTGTGAATCCTTGCATAAGTCGGAGACACATCAGGGGGTCGGTGTGAATCGCAGCACTTTGATCTCAACGAAAGAAATGGACAGTGGAAAAGGGAAAGAACCATTGGATGTTATGATTCAGGAGGTGGGCCAATGCTCTCGTGGTGCAAATGTGATGGCTAGCAGTGAGTTCTACTGCACTATATGCATGGAGACAGTGCACGTAAGAGAGGTCTTCCCAATTCCCGGGTGCACACACCTCTTCTGTGTGAGCTGTCTGAGACAATACATCATGGCGAAGGTTGAGGATAACGTGTTGTCCATTGGCTGCCCTGAACCTGGATGCAAGGATGGCACACTGGATCCAGAGGCTTGCCAGGATGTGATTCCACCGCAGCTGTTCCAGAGGTGGGGCGCTGCACTCTGTGACTTGGCACTGGGGGCATTCAAGTTCCACTGTCCCTTCAAGGACTGCTTGGCATTGCTGGTCGATGAACGTGGCCCTCGTGAGGCAGCAATAAGGAAAGCTGAGTGCCCACACTGCTCCCGGATGTTTTGTGTGCAGTGCAAGGTAGCATGGCACCATGAAGTTACCTGTGAAGATTTTCAGAGGCTCGGGACTGATGAGCCGAGGCTAGATGACCTGCTACTGAGGAAGGTCACGCAGGAGAGCATGGCACAACCAGATCCTGTGGGTTCCTGTGAATCTTTGCACAAGTCAGAGACACATCAGGGGATCAATGTGGGTCCTACTACCTTGATCTCAATCAAGGACATGGACAGCTACAAGGGGAAAAAGCAATTTGATGCTATGCTTCAGGAGCTAGCCCAATGTTCTCGTGGTGCCAATGTGATGGCCGACTGCGAGTTCTACTGCACCATATGCATGGAGACAGTGCACATCAGAGACCTCTTTCCCATTTCTGGGTGCACACACCTCTTCTGTGTCAACTGCATGAACCAGTACATCACTGCAAAGGTCGAGCATACTGCGTTGCCCATTGGATGCCCTGAACCAGGATGCAAGGATGGTTTATTGGACCCAGAGGCGTGCCGTGACATGATCCCGCTGGAGCTGTTCCAGAGGTGGGGCACTGCACTCTGTGACTCGGCACTGGGGGCATTTAAGTTATACTGCCCCTTCAAGGACTGCTCGGCATTGCTGGTCGACGAATGTGGCTCTCGCAAGGCAGCAATAAGGAAAGCTGAGTGCCCACACTGCTCTCGGATGTTTTGTGCGCAGTGCAAGGTGGCATGGCACTACAGGGTCACCTGTGAAGATTTCCAGCAGCTCAGGAATGATGAACAGGTGCGAGATGACCTGCTGCTGAGGAAGGTTGTGCAGGAGAGTAAGTGGCAGAGGTGCCTCCGGCGTGTGGTGACTACATGTCAATCTTTGTGCAAGTCAAAGGTACATCGGGGGATCGATTTGGGTCATAGCACCTTGATCTCAACCGAAGACATGGACAGCTGCAAAGGGAAAGATCCATTGTATGATATGCTTCAGGACCTAGGGCAATGCTCTCCTGGTTCGAATGCGATGGCCAGCTACGAGTTCTACTGCACCATATGCATGGAGGCAGTGCACGTCGGAGAGCTCTTTCCGATTTCTGGGTGCACACACCTCTTCTGTGTCAGCTGCGTGAGCCAGTACATCACTGCGAAAGTCGAGGATAATGTGTTGTCCATTAGCTGCCCTGACCCAGGATGCAAGTATGGCGCATTGGACCCGGAGGCGTGCCGTGATGTGATCCCACCACAGCTGTTCCAGAGGTGGGGCGCTGCACTCTGCGACTCAGCGCTGGGGTCATTCAAGTTCTACTGTCCCTTCAACGACTGCTCGGCATTGCTTGTCCATGAGCGTGGCCACGGTGAGGGTGAGGCAGCGATAACGAATGCTGAGTGCCCACACTGCCGCCGTATGTTCTGTGCGCAGTGCAAGGTGGCATGGCACGATGGCATCACCTGCGCGGAGTTCCAGCGGCTTGGGAAGGACGAGCGAAGCAAGAATGACCTACTGCTGAGGAAGGTCGCGCGGGAGAGCAGGTGGCAGAGGTGCCCCAAATGCAAGATGTACGTGGAGAGGGCCGAGGGCTGCGTGTACATTGTCTGCAG GTGTCAGCATCGCTTCTGCTACCTCTGTGCATCCCCAATGTCCAATGGCATACATCGTTGCAGCAGGTGCAAGAGGACCTGGTGA